One window of the Arthrobacter sp. zg-Y919 genome contains the following:
- a CDS encoding metal-dependent transcriptional regulator, whose product MTDLIDTTEMYLRTILELEEENIVALRARIAERLRHSGPTVSQTIGRMERDGLVVVAGTRRLELTEFGRRRATEVMRKHRLAERLLSDVIGLDWAYVHDEACRWEHVMSERVERRLYELLGHPTESPYGNPIPGLEGIGGVAAEVFHAGVVNLVATVAAVEPGTKLRLVRLAEPIQVEPELLSQLDEAGLRPGAQMTAEVVGGYISVRVPGIEGALELPAEVAAHVFVSQLG is encoded by the coding sequence ATGACGGATCTCATTGACACCACTGAGATGTATCTCAGGACCATCCTGGAGCTGGAAGAAGAGAACATTGTCGCCCTCCGGGCCCGTATCGCTGAACGGCTCCGCCACTCCGGGCCCACGGTGTCCCAGACCATCGGCCGCATGGAACGTGACGGACTTGTCGTGGTTGCCGGGACGCGGCGGCTGGAGCTGACCGAGTTTGGCCGCCGCCGCGCCACCGAGGTGATGCGCAAGCACCGCCTCGCCGAAAGGCTCCTCTCCGACGTGATCGGCCTCGACTGGGCCTATGTGCATGACGAAGCCTGCCGATGGGAACACGTGATGAGTGAGCGGGTGGAACGCCGGCTGTATGAACTGCTGGGCCACCCCACGGAATCGCCGTACGGCAATCCGATTCCCGGACTCGAAGGAATCGGCGGGGTTGCAGCGGAAGTCTTCCACGCCGGCGTCGTTAACCTTGTGGCCACCGTCGCCGCCGTCGAACCCGGAACGAAACTCCGGCTGGTCCGGCTTGCCGAGCCCATTCAGGTGGAACCGGAACTCTTGTCCCAGTTGGACGAGGCGGGATTGCGCCCCGGAGCGCAAATGACCGCTGAGGTAGTCGGTGGATACATTTCCGTGCGGGTTCCGGGTATCGAGGGAGCCCTTGAATTGCCGGCCGAAGTAGCTGCGCATGTATTTGTTTCACAGCTTGGGTAA